The following proteins come from a genomic window of Nocardioides albertanoniae:
- a CDS encoding DNA-directed RNA polymerase subunit beta' has protein sequence MLDVNFFDQLKIGLATADEIRAWSHGEVKKPETINYRTLKPERDGLFCEKIFGPTRDWECYCGKYKRVRFKGIICERCGVEVTRSKVRRERMGHIELAAPVTHIWYFKGVPSRLGYLLDLAPKDLEKVIYFAAYMITSVDEDARHRDLSSLEAKVDQQRKMLTGRLDVAINDRAKKLETDLAALEAEGAKSDVKRKVKDGAEREMKQLRDRTEREVNRLDEVWDTFKNLKIQDLMGDELLYREMKTWFGKYFEGHMGATAIQKRLENFDIAEEVENLRETIATGKGQRKVRALKRLKVVDAFRKTGNQPTGMVLDAVPVIPPDLRPMVQLDGGRFATSDLNDLYRRVINRNNRLKRLLDLGAPEIIVNNEKRMLQEAVDSLFDNGRRGRPVTGPGNRPLKSLSDMLKGKQGRFRQNLLGKRVDYSGRSVIVSGPQLKLHQCGLPKQMALELFKPFVMKRLVDLSHAQNIKSAKRMVERARPVVWDVLEEVITEHPVLLNRAPTLHRLGIQAFEPQLIEGKAIQLHPLVCTAFNADFDGDQMAVHLPLSAEAQAEARILMLSTNNILKPSDGRPVTMPTQDMIIGLFFLTSDREDEVGEGRAFSSPAEAIMAFDHLEITLQSRIRIRLDDIVPPIGYDKLPEGWTEGDPLVLETTLGRVIFNDTLPADYPFVNYEVGKKQLGAIINDLAERYTKVEVAASLDALKDNGFHWATRSGVTVSIDDVTTPPNKAEILESFEKQAAKVQKQFERGLVTDEERRQELVEIWTEAAKVVGAAMEEAFDRKNPIFMQVTSGASGNFNQIRQVGAMRGLVANPKGEIIPRPIKSNFREGLSVLEYFISTHGARKGLADTALRTADSGYLTRRLVDVSQDVIIREDDCGTERGLPKVIGVDAGGVVVKDDNAETAAYARTAAVDIEHPETGEVLAVAGEDLGDVKIEELVRAGITEVKVRSVLTCEARTGTCAKCYGRSLATGKLVDIGEAVGIIAAQSIGEPGTQLTMRTFHTGGVASADDITQGLPRVVELFEARTPKGVTPISEVAGRIEIEETDKARKVLVTPDDGSDVIEYVVSRRSRLRVADGDHIGVGQPLTIGTPDPKEVLRILGVRKTQQHLVDEVQQVYRSQGVSIHDKHIEIIVRQMLRRITVLESGDTNLLPSDLADRIDFESENRRVVSEGGKPASGRPELMGITKASLATESWLSAASFQETTRVLTDAAINGRSDSLRGLKENVIIGKLIPAGTGLERYRNIKVEPTDEARAAAYSVTGYDNYDYEFGNTGGQAVALDDFDFGSYQS, from the coding sequence GTGCTCGACGTCAACTTCTTCGATCAGCTCAAGATCGGCCTGGCCACCGCGGACGAGATCCGCGCGTGGAGCCACGGCGAGGTCAAGAAGCCTGAGACCATCAACTACCGCACGCTCAAGCCCGAGCGTGACGGCCTCTTCTGCGAGAAGATCTTCGGTCCCACCAGGGACTGGGAGTGCTACTGCGGCAAGTACAAGCGCGTGCGCTTCAAGGGCATCATCTGTGAGCGCTGCGGCGTCGAGGTGACCCGTTCGAAGGTACGCCGCGAGCGGATGGGCCACATCGAGCTCGCCGCCCCGGTGACCCACATCTGGTACTTCAAGGGTGTTCCGTCGCGTCTGGGCTACCTGCTCGACCTCGCCCCGAAGGACCTCGAGAAGGTCATCTACTTCGCGGCGTACATGATCACCTCGGTCGACGAGGACGCGCGTCACCGCGACCTGTCCTCGCTCGAGGCCAAGGTCGACCAGCAGCGCAAGATGCTGACCGGCCGGCTCGACGTGGCCATCAACGACCGCGCCAAGAAGCTCGAGACCGACCTGGCCGCGCTCGAGGCGGAGGGCGCCAAGTCCGACGTCAAGCGCAAGGTCAAGGACGGCGCCGAGCGCGAGATGAAGCAGCTGCGCGACCGCACCGAGCGTGAGGTCAACCGCCTCGACGAGGTCTGGGACACCTTCAAGAACCTGAAGATCCAGGACCTCATGGGCGACGAGCTGCTCTACCGCGAGATGAAGACCTGGTTCGGCAAGTACTTCGAGGGTCACATGGGCGCCACGGCGATCCAGAAGCGCCTCGAGAACTTCGACATCGCCGAGGAGGTCGAGAACCTCCGCGAGACCATCGCCACCGGCAAGGGCCAGCGCAAGGTCCGCGCCCTCAAGCGCCTCAAGGTCGTCGACGCCTTCCGCAAGACCGGCAACCAGCCGACCGGCATGGTGCTCGACGCCGTCCCGGTCATCCCGCCGGACCTGCGCCCGATGGTGCAGCTCGACGGTGGCCGCTTCGCGACCTCCGACCTCAACGACCTCTACCGTCGTGTGATCAACCGCAACAACCGCCTCAAGCGTCTCCTCGACCTCGGTGCCCCCGAGATCATCGTGAACAACGAGAAGCGGATGCTGCAGGAGGCCGTCGACTCGCTGTTCGACAACGGTCGTCGTGGCCGCCCGGTCACCGGGCCGGGCAACCGTCCGCTGAAGTCGCTCTCCGACATGCTCAAGGGCAAGCAGGGTCGCTTCCGTCAGAACCTGCTCGGTAAGCGCGTCGACTACTCCGGCCGTTCGGTCATCGTCTCCGGTCCGCAGCTCAAGCTGCACCAGTGCGGTCTGCCGAAGCAGATGGCTCTGGAGCTGTTCAAGCCGTTCGTGATGAAGCGCCTGGTCGACCTGAGCCACGCTCAGAACATCAAGTCCGCCAAGCGGATGGTCGAGCGCGCGCGTCCGGTCGTGTGGGACGTCCTCGAAGAGGTCATCACCGAGCACCCCGTGCTGCTCAACCGTGCGCCCACCCTGCACCGCCTCGGCATCCAGGCCTTCGAGCCGCAGCTGATCGAGGGTAAGGCCATCCAGCTTCACCCGCTCGTCTGCACCGCGTTCAACGCGGACTTCGACGGTGACCAGATGGCTGTCCACCTGCCGCTCTCGGCAGAAGCGCAGGCCGAGGCTCGCATCCTGATGCTCTCGACCAACAACATCCTCAAGCCGTCCGACGGTCGCCCGGTCACGATGCCGACCCAGGACATGATCATCGGTCTGTTCTTCCTCACCTCCGACCGTGAGGACGAGGTCGGCGAGGGCCGCGCGTTCTCGTCGCCGGCCGAGGCCATCATGGCCTTCGACCACCTCGAGATCACCCTGCAGTCGAGGATCCGGATCCGCCTCGACGACATCGTCCCGCCGATCGGCTACGACAAGCTGCCCGAGGGCTGGACCGAGGGCGACCCGCTCGTGCTCGAGACCACGCTGGGCCGGGTGATCTTCAACGACACCCTGCCGGCCGACTACCCCTTCGTGAACTACGAGGTCGGTAAGAAGCAGCTCGGCGCGATCATCAACGACCTGGCCGAGCGTTACACCAAGGTCGAGGTCGCCGCGTCGCTGGACGCCCTCAAGGACAACGGTTTCCACTGGGCCACCCGCTCGGGTGTCACGGTCTCGATCGACGACGTCACCACGCCGCCGAACAAGGCCGAGATCCTGGAGTCGTTCGAGAAGCAGGCTGCCAAGGTGCAGAAGCAGTTCGAGCGTGGTCTGGTCACCGACGAGGAGCGCCGTCAGGAGCTCGTCGAGATCTGGACCGAGGCCGCCAAGGTCGTCGGTGCTGCGATGGAGGAGGCGTTCGACCGTAAGAACCCGATCTTCATGCAGGTCACCTCGGGCGCTTCGGGTAACTTCAACCAGATCCGTCAGGTCGGCGCCATGCGAGGTCTGGTGGCGAACCCGAAGGGCGAGATCATCCCGCGGCCGATCAAGTCGAACTTCCGCGAGGGTCTCTCCGTCCTGGAGTACTTCATCTCCACCCACGGTGCTCGTAAGGGTCTGGCCGACACCGCGCTGCGTACCGCCGACTCGGGTTACCTGACCCGTCGTCTGGTGGACGTCTCGCAGGACGTCATCATCCGTGAGGACGACTGCGGCACCGAGCGTGGCCTGCCGAAGGTCATCGGTGTCGACGCCGGTGGCGTGGTCGTCAAGGACGACAACGCCGAGACCGCTGCGTACGCTCGTACGGCGGCTGTCGACATCGAGCACCCGGAGACCGGCGAGGTTCTCGCCGTCGCCGGTGAAGACCTGGGCGACGTCAAGATCGAGGAGCTGGTTCGCGCCGGCATCACCGAGGTCAAGGTCCGTTCGGTCCTCACCTGTGAGGCCCGCACCGGCACCTGCGCCAAGTGCTACGGCCGCTCGCTGGCCACCGGCAAGCTCGTCGACATCGGTGAGGCGGTCGGCATCATCGCCGCCCAGTCCATCGGTGAGCCCGGCACCCAGCTGACGATGCGTACCTTCCACACCGGTGGTGTGGCGTCGGCCGACGACATCACGCAGGGTCTGCCGCGTGTCGTCGAGCTCTTCGAGGCACGTACGCCGAAGGGCGTCACGCCGATCTCGGAGGTCGCCGGACGCATCGAGATCGAGGAGACCGACAAGGCCCGCAAGGTCCTGGTCACTCCCGACGACGGTTCCGACGTCATCGAGTACGTCGTCTCGCGCCGCTCGCGGCTGCGGGTCGCCGACGGTGACCACATCGGGGTCGGCCAGCCGCTGACCATCGGTACGCCGGACCCCAAGGAGGTCCTCCGTATCCTCGGTGTCCGCAAGACCCAGCAGCACCTCGTCGACGAGGTCCAGCAGGTCTACCGGAGCCAGGGTGTGTCCATCCACGACAAGCACATCGAGATCATCGTGCGGCAGATGCTGCGCCGGATCACCGTGCTCGAGTCGGGCGACACCAACCTGCTGCCGTCCGACCTGGCCGACCGGATCGACTTCGAGTCGGAGAACCGGCGCGTGGTCTCCGAGGGTGGCAAGCCGGCCTCGGGTCGTCCCGAGTTGATGGGCATCACCAAGGCCTCGCTCGCCACCGAGTCGTGGCTCTCGGCGGCCTCCTTCCAGGAGACCACCCGCGTGCTCACCGACGCTGCCATCAACGGCCGCTCGGACTCGCTGCGCGGTCTGAAGGAGAACGTCATCATCGGTAAGCTCATCCCGGCCGGCACCGGCCTCGAGCGCTACCGCAACATCAAGGTCGAGCCGACCGACGAGGCCCGCGCCGCGGCCTACTCGGTCACCGGCTACGACAACTACGACTACGAGTTCGGCAACACCGGCGGCCAGGCCGTCGCGCTGGACGACTTCGACTTCGGTTCCTACCAGTCGTAA